The following proteins come from a genomic window of Heyndrickxia acidicola:
- a CDS encoding C40 family peptidase, giving the protein MKKKVISLSLAAIIGTSSALIPFSNEFAFASTSIEQKKLDIQNKQSKVNASINDKKKEIQSLESGEQQMMDAMKAIDAKVAKTNAEITNTGNVLAETKIEITALQEKIAQTQKRIEERNQILKERARTIQQGSDTVSQYIDVVLEAKSFSELMSGVMAVNTIVNADHSILEQQQADKKTLEESQKQLNDKLAKVQASMNELQDLKDQLKYQLDDKNSLLKKLKEQHMNANADLGNLQGQAANLANQEKAAEAEQEKERIAALALIQKEQQAAKAREQAQQQAQNQQNASSGSQSTDQSNSNTAPESSSPQVSNPAPAPQVSQGGSSTIEAAISIGSSIVGRSPYNWGGGRNSTDIQNRSFDCSSFVHWAYATAGVDLGPITSASTDTLVQYGTPVSASDMQRGDLVFFDTYKTNGHVGIYLGNGTFLDDNSSRGVSIDSMDNPYWKSVFNGVVRRIVQ; this is encoded by the coding sequence TTGAAAAAGAAAGTGATTTCCTTAAGTTTGGCAGCCATTATAGGAACAAGCAGTGCACTAATTCCATTTTCAAATGAATTTGCTTTTGCTTCTACTTCAATCGAACAAAAAAAGCTGGACATTCAGAACAAACAATCTAAGGTAAACGCATCGATAAACGATAAAAAGAAAGAAATTCAGTCATTGGAATCTGGAGAACAGCAAATGATGGATGCTATGAAGGCAATTGATGCCAAAGTAGCAAAGACCAATGCCGAAATTACAAATACAGGGAATGTTTTAGCGGAAACGAAAATAGAAATTACAGCATTGCAAGAAAAAATAGCTCAGACACAAAAACGTATAGAAGAACGGAACCAGATCTTAAAAGAAAGAGCCCGTACTATTCAGCAAGGCAGTGATACCGTTTCTCAATACATAGACGTTGTGCTGGAAGCGAAAAGCTTCAGTGAATTAATGAGCGGAGTAATGGCTGTCAATACAATCGTCAATGCTGATCACTCCATACTAGAACAGCAGCAGGCTGATAAAAAAACATTGGAAGAATCCCAAAAGCAATTGAATGATAAATTGGCTAAAGTACAAGCCAGCATGAATGAGCTGCAAGACCTGAAAGACCAGCTGAAATATCAATTAGACGATAAGAATAGCCTTTTGAAAAAATTAAAAGAGCAGCATATGAATGCAAATGCAGATCTTGGGAACCTGCAAGGACAAGCAGCAAATCTTGCTAACCAAGAAAAAGCAGCTGAGGCTGAACAGGAGAAAGAGCGAATAGCAGCATTAGCTCTTATTCAAAAAGAACAGCAGGCAGCAAAAGCCCGAGAACAAGCACAGCAGCAGGCTCAAAATCAACAAAACGCTTCATCTGGTTCTCAATCAACGGATCAATCGAATTCCAATACGGCACCTGAATCAAGTTCTCCTCAAGTTTCTAATCCAGCACCGGCTCCTCAGGTTAGCCAGGGAGGAAGCAGTACAATTGAAGCAGCCATCAGTATTGGTTCCAGCATTGTCGGAAGATCGCCATATAATTGGGGCGGCGGACGAAACAGTACGGATATTCAAAACCGTTCATTCGACTGTTCATCATTTGTCCACTGGGCTTATGCAACAGCTGGCGTAGACTTAGGGCCTATCACTTCAGCGTCGACTGATACGCTTGTCCAATATGGAACACCTGTAAGTGCTTCTGACATGCAAAGGGGAGACCTGGTATTTTTCGACACCTATAAGACCAACGGACACGTTGGCATTTACTTAGGTAATGGAACATTCCTTGACGACAACAGCTCCCGCGGTGTTTCCATCGATTCCATGGATAATCCATATTGGAAATCAGTATTTAACGGAGTAGTACGTCGTATCGTTCAATAG
- a CDS encoding DUF4021 domain-containing protein produces MTNKNSRNEEKENMQPRQSAHSLGLNPKEQEMNGNYGMVETDAEDAGSLHDEGQRNQSYKQ; encoded by the coding sequence ATGACTAATAAAAACTCAAGAAATGAAGAAAAAGAAAATATGCAACCACGGCAATCCGCTCATTCTCTTGGATTAAATCCTAAAGAACAGGAAATGAACGGGAATTACGGAATGGTTGAAACGGATGCTGAAGATGCAGGGTCTTTGCATGATGAAGGACAAAGAAATCAATCTTACAAACAATAG
- a CDS encoding YjcZ family sporulation protein, producing MGCYGGYGYGGYGYGGYGMGSSFALIVVLFILLIIVGATMMR from the coding sequence ATGGGTTGCTATGGAGGTTACGGTTATGGAGGTTACGGTTATGGAGGCTATGGAATGGGTTCTTCTTTTGCCTTAATCGTTGTCCTTTTCATTTTGTTGATTATCGTTGGAGCTACAATGATGCGATAA
- the sda gene encoding sporulation histidine kinase inhibitor Sda encodes MKSLEKLSDESLLTTYKKARGFRVKQDFLDILKEEIAKRNLHIK; translated from the coding sequence ATGAAATCTCTTGAAAAGCTTTCAGATGAAAGCCTTCTTACTACTTACAAAAAAGCACGCGGTTTTAGAGTGAAACAAGATTTCCTAGATATTTTAAAAGAAGAAATTGCAAAAAGAAATTTACATATAAAATAG
- a CDS encoding multidrug effflux MFS transporter: MMALILGSLSALGPLSMDMYLPSLPILADDMHTKASLAQLSITACLLGMAGGQLFIGPLSDRQGRRMPLIFSLLVYCAASLLCSFASSIWVLVLLRLVQGLAGGGGIVISRAIVRDMYSGTELTKFFSLLMLINGVAPILAPVVGGQLLKYTSWRGVFIVLCVLSLVMLAASVLGVKETLLQENRVSGGMRDTFLIFGNLLKDRMFMGYALAQGFAMGAMFAYISGSPFVVQKLFGASPQMFSIIFAINGIGIILASQITGKLAGSIKESALLGAGLAIAGLGGFVLLLMVSIHAGLIGILIPLFLVVSSVGIISTTSFSLAMQNQQKSAGSASALLGLLPFVLGSIMAPLVGIGEGKSAFPMGLIIALCELAAILFCVLLSRSTAESTLDS; encoded by the coding sequence ATGATGGCACTTATACTAGGGTCATTGTCTGCGCTTGGTCCATTATCTATGGACATGTACTTGCCTTCTCTGCCTATATTGGCAGATGATATGCATACAAAGGCATCACTGGCGCAATTGAGTATCACCGCTTGTTTACTTGGAATGGCAGGGGGACAGCTTTTCATAGGTCCTTTAAGTGACAGGCAGGGAAGAAGAATGCCTCTTATTTTTTCTCTGCTGGTTTATTGTGCTGCCTCCCTATTATGCAGCTTTGCTTCATCTATCTGGGTACTTGTCCTACTAAGGCTGGTGCAGGGGCTTGCAGGGGGAGGCGGTATCGTCATATCCCGTGCCATAGTCCGTGATATGTACTCAGGAACCGAGCTGACAAAATTCTTTTCCCTGTTAATGCTTATAAATGGTGTTGCCCCTATATTAGCTCCTGTAGTCGGGGGACAACTGCTCAAATATACTTCATGGAGAGGCGTATTTATCGTTCTTTGTGTGTTAAGTCTTGTTATGCTGGCAGCATCTGTTTTGGGGGTAAAAGAAACACTTTTACAAGAAAATCGGGTAAGCGGCGGGATGAGAGATACCTTTTTAATTTTTGGAAATCTCCTGAAGGATCGTATGTTTATGGGCTATGCGTTGGCACAGGGATTCGCCATGGGAGCCATGTTTGCCTATATTTCAGGATCCCCCTTCGTTGTACAAAAATTATTTGGTGCTTCACCTCAAATGTTTAGTATTATTTTTGCCATAAATGGAATAGGGATTATTCTGGCATCACAAATTACTGGGAAATTGGCAGGCAGCATAAAGGAATCCGCACTTCTCGGAGCAGGGCTCGCCATTGCGGGGTTAGGAGGATTCGTTCTCCTGCTTATGGTCTCTATTCACGCAGGCCTTATCGGCATTTTAATTCCGCTATTCCTGGTGGTTTCAAGTGTCGGAATAATTTCAACAACCAGTTTTTCGCTTGCTATGCAGAATCAGCAAAAATCGGCTGGGAGTGCTTCAGCACTGCTTGGACTTCTTCCATTCGTACTCGGATCGATTATGGCCCCGCTTGTAGGAATTGGTGAAGGGAAATCCGCATTCCCAATGGGACTCATTATTGCATTATGCGAGTTAGCTGCCATTTTATTTTGCGTTTTGCTTTCAAGGAGCACGGCTGAATCTACTTTGGATTCTTAG
- a CDS encoding AimR family lysis-lysogeny pheromone receptor, translated as MLTLFDLRRKLIDEKIFKGTPLRVIAKELELSNSYMTNFIDFLDEKEGCHEVKFDTLLNIAKRYFKKPADIKEIMTDFAKRATKPQNMRMLLEFADEINDLPFLAELIEKCKDSKNRSLEAVSKIYELLYKRKTSQISLIDFRERLSILKSDNTTESTYLIIILESYILYDLRSYTLLQSYITLLDSLISQLTCEKYLILRYEQRKEEIKMRLYLKTNELEKCRAVADKMIKSKDSMRLLASSYYTRGVSYLFESFESCLFNMDKAAVYYESLGLKELQQKTRTYIALAKCIHNQMELVDVSMLSKIEQIYYFAKQKDYLTADQLYTDYIKKNDEEFPEIQFPFRMLLMGLIKQEKDIIWQSYTEYMRQGELFFANFAMMELEQLGLVPFSIQS; from the coding sequence ATGCTTACATTATTCGATTTAAGAAGAAAATTGATAGATGAAAAGATCTTTAAGGGAACGCCTTTAAGGGTCATTGCAAAAGAATTGGAATTATCGAATAGCTATATGACAAATTTCATCGATTTTCTAGATGAAAAAGAAGGATGCCACGAAGTTAAGTTTGATACCTTATTGAACATTGCTAAAAGATACTTCAAGAAGCCGGCGGATATTAAAGAAATTATGACTGATTTTGCAAAAAGAGCAACAAAGCCTCAAAATATGAGAATGCTGCTGGAATTTGCAGATGAAATAAATGACCTGCCATTTTTGGCTGAGCTTATTGAAAAATGCAAGGACTCTAAGAATCGAAGCCTGGAGGCTGTGTCTAAAATTTATGAGCTTCTTTATAAGCGTAAGACATCGCAAATCAGTTTAATAGACTTCAGGGAGAGGCTCTCCATCCTAAAATCTGATAATACCACAGAGAGCACCTATTTAATCATAATTTTGGAGTCCTATATCTTATACGATTTGCGCTCTTACACACTTTTACAATCGTATATCACACTTTTGGATAGTCTAATCAGTCAACTGACATGTGAAAAGTACCTGATTCTTCGTTACGAACAGCGCAAGGAAGAAATAAAAATGAGGCTCTATCTTAAAACCAATGAGCTAGAAAAATGCCGCGCAGTAGCAGATAAAATGATAAAAAGCAAAGATAGTATGAGGCTCTTGGCTTCAAGCTATTACACTAGGGGAGTCTCTTATCTTTTTGAATCCTTTGAATCCTGCTTGTTTAACATGGATAAAGCAGCCGTGTATTATGAAAGTCTGGGTTTGAAAGAGCTTCAGCAAAAAACACGTACATACATCGCTTTAGCCAAGTGCATACACAATCAAATGGAATTGGTTGATGTCAGTATGCTGTCTAAAATTGAACAAATTTATTACTTTGCCAAACAGAAGGATTATTTAACCGCCGACCAGTTATATACTGACTATATTAAGAAGAATGATGAGGAATTTCCTGAAATCCAATTTCCTTTCAGAATGCTTTTAATGGGACTGATTAAGCAGGAAAAGGATATTATTTGGCAGTCCTACACCGAATATATGAGACAAGGTGAACTTTTCTTTGCCAACTTTGCGATGATGGAGCTGGAACAGTTAGGGCTCGTGCCATTTAGCATTCAAAGCTGA
- a CDS encoding cupin domain-containing protein: MSIENVRQFLFKDDGIIPNNPYLPVLVYPGAFTGREEEIEETFNRNNWKNSWVNGVFDFHHYHSNVHEVLGVREGQATLQIGGEKGEQIEIQSGDILILPAGTGHKRLTSTTDFKIVGAYPNGMEYNTMTEKDEDRLLSLKDIPCVPLPETDPVYGLEGPLLLKWRYNEKD, encoded by the coding sequence ATGAGTATAGAAAATGTACGGCAATTTCTCTTTAAAGATGATGGTATTATTCCTAACAACCCTTACCTTCCTGTATTAGTTTATCCAGGTGCATTCACTGGCAGGGAGGAAGAAATTGAAGAAACGTTTAATCGCAACAACTGGAAAAACAGCTGGGTCAATGGGGTTTTTGATTTTCATCACTACCACAGCAATGTTCATGAAGTCCTTGGTGTTCGTGAAGGGCAGGCTACACTTCAAATTGGCGGTGAAAAAGGAGAGCAGATTGAGATTCAATCTGGTGATATTCTAATTCTGCCTGCCGGAACCGGCCATAAACGGTTAACATCCACCACCGATTTCAAGATAGTTGGCGCATATCCAAATGGGATGGAGTATAACACGATGACAGAAAAGGATGAGGATCGGCTGCTTTCATTAAAAGATATTCCGTGTGTGCCTCTTCCTGAAACTGATCCCGTTTACGGGCTTGAAGGCCCTCTTCTCTTGAAATGGAGGTATAATGAAAAGGATTGA
- a CDS encoding 2-keto-4-pentenoate hydratase — MVLTKGMDKEIVEYLYAAEKDRREVVKVTEKYPKINFIDAYSIQEKLIQKREKDGSRRIGLKLGLTSKAKQEMMGVHEAIYGYLTDDMLALEWEQLRYEEFIHPKAEPEIAFLIKENLHGKDVTAEDVLSVTQFVAPAIEIIDSRYLNFNFTLTDVIADNCSSSRFFIGSKWTNPKELNLEEIGMVMSKNGEVLQTGSGAAVLGHPATAVAWAVNKLGEMGKGIKKGDIILSGALSEAISFEPSDTIQVQFDKLGTVSFSCK; from the coding sequence CTGGTGTTAACAAAAGGAATGGACAAGGAAATTGTGGAATATTTGTATGCAGCTGAAAAAGATCGTCGTGAGGTTGTAAAGGTTACAGAAAAATATCCAAAGATCAATTTTATTGATGCTTATTCTATTCAAGAAAAACTTATTCAAAAAAGGGAAAAGGATGGGTCCCGGCGTATTGGCCTTAAGCTTGGGCTGACAAGCAAAGCTAAGCAGGAAATGATGGGGGTTCACGAAGCTATATATGGTTATTTAACAGATGACATGCTCGCATTGGAATGGGAGCAGCTGAGATATGAAGAATTCATTCATCCAAAGGCAGAACCGGAAATTGCGTTTCTGATAAAAGAAAATCTACACGGAAAGGATGTAACAGCTGAAGATGTGCTGAGTGTCACCCAATTTGTCGCGCCTGCAATTGAAATTATTGACAGTCGTTATCTGAATTTTAACTTTACATTAACGGATGTAATTGCTGATAATTGCTCATCGTCCCGCTTTTTTATTGGCAGCAAATGGACAAATCCAAAAGAGTTGAATTTAGAGGAAATTGGAATGGTAATGTCAAAGAACGGAGAAGTGCTTCAAACCGGTTCCGGTGCAGCAGTATTGGGACATCCCGCAACAGCCGTAGCATGGGCAGTGAATAAACTGGGGGAGATGGGAAAAGGGATAAAAAAAGGGGATATTATTTTAAGCGGAGCACTTTCAGAAGCTATTTCATTTGAACCGAGTGATACCATTCAGGTACAATTCGATAAATTAGGCACTGTTTCTTTTAGCTGCAAATAA
- the dmpG gene encoding 4-hydroxy-2-oxovalerate aldolase, whose amino-acid sequence MERKSNKPIRMTEVCLRDGSHALRHQITDAQVRRVVRELDDAGMHYVEVCHGDGLGGSTLQYGKSLINEMKLIEAAAMEAKRASIAVLLIPGIGTVHELKEAHSLGAGLVRVATHVTEADVSAQHIHFARELGMETVGFLMMAHMAPVEKLVEQAKLMESYGAQAVYVTDSAGALLPHQVRERIAALHESLKIEVGFHAHNNLSLAVANTLIAIEEGATRIDGSVRCLGAGAGNTQTEVLVSVLDRLGCDVGIDLYKMMDLAEDTIGPIIPQPIEINKGSLVLGYAGVYSSFLLHAQKAAKRFDLDARDILTELGRRKVVGGQEDMILDVAAELAKGKLGV is encoded by the coding sequence ATGGAGCGAAAGAGTAATAAGCCCATTCGAATGACAGAGGTATGTTTGCGCGATGGCAGCCATGCCCTGCGCCATCAAATTACGGATGCTCAGGTTCGCCGTGTGGTACGCGAGCTGGATGATGCCGGTATGCATTATGTTGAAGTTTGTCATGGAGATGGTTTAGGAGGATCTACTCTTCAATATGGAAAATCTCTTATTAATGAAATGAAGCTCATTGAAGCAGCTGCTATGGAGGCTAAGCGGGCATCAATTGCAGTACTGCTGATTCCGGGGATTGGTACGGTTCATGAATTAAAAGAAGCCCATTCATTAGGTGCAGGACTAGTGAGGGTTGCGACTCACGTTACAGAAGCAGATGTGTCAGCCCAGCATATTCATTTTGCGCGGGAATTGGGAATGGAAACGGTGGGCTTTCTTATGATGGCCCACATGGCACCTGTTGAGAAACTTGTGGAACAGGCAAAATTGATGGAAAGCTATGGTGCACAAGCTGTGTATGTTACGGACTCAGCTGGAGCGCTTTTACCACATCAAGTAAGGGAAAGAATTGCAGCTTTACATGAATCTTTAAAGATAGAGGTCGGGTTTCATGCGCACAATAATTTATCACTTGCTGTTGCGAATACCCTTATTGCCATTGAAGAAGGAGCAACAAGAATTGATGGAAGTGTCAGATGCCTTGGAGCAGGAGCGGGCAATACACAAACAGAAGTATTAGTGTCCGTCTTAGATAGATTGGGGTGCGATGTTGGAATTGACCTTTACAAGATGATGGATCTTGCGGAGGATACCATTGGTCCAATCATACCGCAGCCTATAGAAATTAATAAGGGCAGCCTGGTTCTTGGGTATGCCGGAGTGTATTCCAGTTTTCTGCTGCATGCCCAAAAGGCAGCTAAGAGATTTGACTTAGACGCGAGAGATATATTAACCGAACTGGGAAGAAGGAAAGTTGTCGGCGGACAAGAAGATATGATACTGGATGTAGCAGCAGAGTTGGCAAAAGGTAAATTGGGGGTGTAG
- a CDS encoding acetaldehyde dehydrogenase (acetylating) — protein sequence MKKIKAAIIGSGNIGTDLMYKLERSDVIELTSMLGIDPESDGLKRAKDRGYRTFSNGITALEENPDLADIVFDATSAKAHINHAKILEKMGKVVIDLTPAAIGPFVCPAVHLQTPLQGLNVNLITCGGQATIPIVHAINRIADVRYAEIVATISSKSAGPGTRANIDEFTITTKRGIEEVGGADQGKAIILLNPAEPPILMRDTVYCEVKQMDREKITESIEEMVEVVREYVPGYRLKQQPLFEESHVTVFIEVEGMGDYFPVYAGNLDIMTSAATRAAENFASHLNNQNNTQNV from the coding sequence ATGAAAAAAATAAAAGCAGCCATTATTGGATCTGGCAATATTGGGACGGATCTTATGTATAAGCTGGAGAGAAGTGATGTCATTGAACTTACCTCCATGCTGGGTATCGATCCAGAATCAGACGGGTTAAAAAGAGCGAAAGATAGAGGATACCGTACTTTCTCAAACGGGATAACAGCTTTAGAAGAAAATCCAGATTTAGCTGATATCGTTTTTGATGCCACCTCCGCAAAGGCTCATATTAACCATGCTAAGATACTTGAAAAAATGGGGAAGGTTGTCATTGATTTGACACCAGCAGCTATTGGACCATTTGTGTGCCCGGCAGTTCATTTACAAACCCCATTACAAGGACTTAATGTAAACCTCATTACTTGCGGAGGGCAGGCTACGATACCAATTGTTCATGCCATCAATCGTATAGCAGATGTTCGATACGCGGAAATAGTTGCCACCATTTCAAGTAAAAGCGCAGGTCCCGGCACGCGTGCTAATATTGATGAATTTACCATTACAACAAAAAGAGGGATTGAGGAAGTGGGAGGTGCTGACCAAGGGAAAGCCATCATCCTCTTAAATCCCGCAGAACCTCCAATTTTAATGCGGGATACCGTTTATTGTGAAGTAAAACAAATGGATAGGGAAAAGATTACGGAATCAATAGAAGAGATGGTTGAAGTGGTTAGGGAATATGTGCCGGGTTATCGATTAAAACAGCAGCCTTTATTTGAAGAAAGTCACGTTACTGTCTTTATTGAAGTAGAGGGCATGGGGGACTACTTTCCGGTTTATGCAGGAAATTTAGATATTATGACATCTGCAGCCACTCGTGCAGCAGAAAATTTTGCAAGTCATCTTAACAATCAGAACAACACGCAGAATGTATGA
- a CDS encoding 2-keto-4-pentenoate hydratase → MKLFVENLAEALIEAERSRKSILPLTKSYPALSTDDAYRIQLEVIQKKLNTGRKIIGKKVGLTSKAMQSMLGVTEPDYGHLLDDMTVPDGEIVETGEMISPKIEAEIGFILGEDIKGPNITFLDVLMATEYVTPALEIIDSRIENWDIQLADTVADNGSSAKVVIGGSRIKVEEVDLRTVGMTLYKNRRLQATGAGAAALGHPAHAIAWLANKLSEFDIPLKAGELILPGALSKAIEVQSGDSISALFGVLGSVTVTFK, encoded by the coding sequence ATGAAATTATTTGTAGAAAACCTGGCAGAAGCTTTAATAGAAGCAGAGAGAAGTAGAAAATCAATACTGCCTCTTACTAAAAGCTATCCTGCATTAAGCACAGATGATGCTTATCGTATACAGCTGGAGGTTATTCAAAAAAAACTGAATACTGGAAGAAAGATTATCGGAAAAAAGGTTGGCCTAACAAGCAAGGCAATGCAATCGATGTTAGGAGTAACGGAACCGGACTATGGCCATTTGCTGGACGATATGACTGTACCCGATGGCGAAATAGTAGAAACAGGGGAAATGATCAGTCCAAAAATTGAAGCAGAAATTGGCTTTATTCTGGGTGAAGATATAAAGGGACCTAATATTACATTTTTAGATGTATTAATGGCGACAGAATATGTCACGCCAGCCCTGGAAATCATCGATAGCCGAATTGAGAATTGGGATATTCAGCTTGCTGATACAGTTGCAGACAATGGTTCCTCTGCCAAAGTAGTTATCGGGGGATCACGAATTAAAGTAGAAGAAGTTGATCTGCGTACAGTAGGAATGACGCTTTACAAAAACAGAAGACTTCAAGCAACTGGGGCAGGGGCAGCAGCTTTAGGCCATCCGGCTCATGCCATTGCATGGCTTGCCAATAAATTATCAGAATTTGATATCCCTCTGAAAGCTGGCGAGCTCATTCTTCCCGGTGCTCTGTCAAAAGCGATTGAGGTACAAAGCGGTGATTCCATCTCTGCTCTTTTTGGAGTATTAGGATCTGTTACGGTTACTTTTAAGTAA
- a CDS encoding aldehyde dehydrogenase — translation MNGTKQRVIKDAKLFINGEYTDSFSGETFDTIDPSTNQKLASVAKANEEDARHAIEVAQKTFESGIWSEMPVAERSNILCKMADLVLERVEELALIETLDVGKPIKESRGFDIPRAAANLRFFAEMANYIHHEHYDQAKYMSYSKYAPAGVTSLIIPWNLPFMQMTWKASAALAAGNTVVVKPASYTPLSAVMLGEIANDAGLPPGVLNILTGPGGTVGTEMTRHPSVRRISFVGDSTTGRTVMQNAASQLIPVSLELGGKSANIVFEDADIDEAVAGSIDAIFRNQGEICLAGSRLLVQESIYDLFIERFVKAVRKIKVGNPLSEETDMGALVSKSHLETVDQYVQHGLSEGAKLAIGGKKIVSHGEGNFYEPTVLYDVDNKMKVAQEEIFGPVLVVIPFKTEDEAVRIANDSIYGLAGVVWTNDLRRAHRVASRVHSGLLWINCWYYRDLRTPFGGAKASGIGREGGRHSFEFYTEAKTITLKL, via the coding sequence GTGAATGGAACGAAACAAAGGGTTATAAAAGATGCAAAGCTGTTTATCAATGGGGAGTATACGGATTCCTTTTCTGGAGAAACGTTTGATACCATTGATCCTTCTACCAACCAAAAGCTGGCATCGGTAGCGAAGGCAAATGAAGAAGACGCAAGGCATGCGATTGAAGTCGCTCAAAAAACCTTTGAAAGTGGGATTTGGAGTGAAATGCCTGTCGCAGAAAGGTCAAACATTCTATGTAAAATGGCTGACCTTGTTTTAGAACGAGTAGAGGAACTTGCGCTTATCGAAACACTTGATGTAGGCAAGCCCATTAAAGAGAGCAGAGGGTTTGATATCCCAAGGGCAGCCGCGAACTTGCGCTTTTTCGCGGAAATGGCTAACTACATCCATCACGAGCATTATGACCAGGCAAAATATATGTCCTATTCAAAATATGCACCTGCAGGGGTGACCAGTTTAATTATTCCTTGGAACCTGCCATTCATGCAAATGACCTGGAAGGCCTCCGCTGCTTTGGCAGCAGGAAACACGGTAGTAGTGAAGCCTGCTTCCTATACACCGCTGAGTGCAGTCATGCTTGGAGAAATTGCGAATGATGCAGGCCTGCCTCCTGGTGTTTTAAATATTTTAACAGGGCCAGGGGGAACGGTTGGTACGGAGATGACCAGGCATCCGTCTGTACGCCGGATATCTTTTGTCGGGGATAGTACAACGGGAAGGACTGTCATGCAAAATGCTGCTTCTCAATTAATACCTGTTTCGCTTGAATTAGGAGGGAAATCAGCCAATATTGTATTTGAAGATGCCGATATAGATGAAGCTGTAGCCGGTTCCATTGATGCTATCTTTAGAAACCAAGGCGAGATCTGTTTGGCTGGCTCCCGTTTGCTCGTTCAAGAAAGCATTTATGATCTTTTTATTGAAAGATTTGTGAAGGCTGTTAGAAAAATCAAAGTTGGAAATCCCCTAAGTGAAGAGACGGATATGGGGGCATTAGTGTCTAAGAGCCATTTGGAAACCGTTGATCAATATGTTCAGCATGGTCTTTCTGAAGGAGCTAAGCTGGCAATTGGGGGCAAGAAAATCGTCTCCCATGGCGAAGGTAATTTTTATGAGCCGACCGTCCTTTATGATGTAGATAATAAGATGAAGGTGGCACAGGAAGAAATCTTTGGGCCTGTATTAGTGGTGATTCCTTTTAAAACTGAGGATGAAGCCGTCCGGATTGCGAACGATTCCATCTACGGCCTCGCGGGTGTAGTTTGGACAAATGATCTTCGCCGTGCACATCGAGTGGCGTCACGTGTACATTCCGGGTTGCTGTGGATTAATTGCTGGTATTACCGGGATCTCAGAACTCCTTTTGGAGGTGCAAAAGCAAGCGGCATTGGACGTGAAGGAGGCCGCCACAGCTTCGAGTTTTATACGGAAGCGAAAACTATTACGTTAAAGCTATAA
- a CDS encoding RidA family protein gives MQTPEQKLEELGLALPVLRPSSGNYISCVRTGNLLFTSGQGTDEYRGQLGKDVSIETGYEAARQCMLNLLSVVKHEIGDLNKVKQIVKILGFVNSTQDFIDQPKVMNGASDLLVEIFGERGKHGRSAVGMAQLPHGNAVEVEMVLEVEA, from the coding sequence ATGCAGACACCAGAACAAAAATTGGAGGAACTGGGACTGGCATTGCCAGTTCTTCGTCCGTCATCGGGCAATTATATAAGCTGTGTCAGAACAGGAAATCTTCTATTTACCTCCGGGCAGGGCACAGATGAGTACCGGGGCCAGCTGGGCAAAGATGTTTCCATTGAAACAGGTTATGAAGCAGCCAGACAATGCATGTTAAATCTATTGAGCGTGGTTAAACACGAGATAGGTGATTTGAACAAGGTAAAGCAGATTGTGAAAATACTGGGATTTGTCAATAGCACACAGGATTTTATTGACCAGCCGAAGGTCATGAATGGTGCCTCGGATTTGCTAGTCGAAATCTTTGGCGAAAGAGGAAAACATGGCAGATCCGCAGTAGGAATGGCTCAGCTTCCACATGGTAATGCAGTGGAAGTAGAAATGGTGCTGGAAGTAGAAGCTTAA